A portion of the Cryptomeria japonica chromosome 5, Sugi_1.0, whole genome shotgun sequence genome contains these proteins:
- the LOC131074465 gene encoding LRR receptor-like serine/threonine-protein kinase FLS2, producing MAALFLLLLLNSMLLISSLPHSLGNRLSYHHHQQELLLQFKAALSKNDASLPDWTTLHHFCNWSAITCHLNSHSVRAINLTQMSLDGTISPVLGNLSSLRSLDLSNNNLTGTIPLQLGQLPNLWILLLHYNQLQGTIPPALSACRNLYDLRLSFNQLHGIIPPELSLLTNLKYLYLGINSLTGTIPPSFKNLTALVELDLGPIPPELGMLTRLQNFNLFENNLSGTIPSSLTNLSNLIMLGLTLNRLSGQIPWEIGKLSNLQFLSSWGNQLSGNIPHSLGNCSSLEVLVLNDNPLGGEVPMELGKLNHLTLLFLHTNQLVTDTSNTLAFLTALTNCSHLQQIDMGRNHFTGTLPPSIGQLSFNLYHLGLQFNMISGSIPQQIVNLTNLTYLGLHNLLSGHIPSGIKRFRVLEILMLGGNKLEGNIPGEIGQMQHLGLLNLSYNQLSGKIPDSLCHSQQLRRLFLHHKKLSEKVPVSLEGCQKLELLDLSHNKLGGLIPREVIASLKNLQLYLNLSWNYLEGSLSLEMSKIVMAQAIDISGNQLTGVIPNSLGDCTALEHLNLSHNAFVGPIPDSLSKLKNIQ from the coding sequence ATGGCTGCTCTTTTCTTGTTACTTTTATTGAATTCCATGCTTTTAATCTCCAGTCTTCCTCATTCTTTAGGCAATCGACTCtcttatcatcatcatcaacaagaactgctCTTGCAATTCAAAGCTGCCCTTTCAAAGAATGACGCTTCTCTGCCCGACTGGACTACCCTTCACCACTTCTGCAACTGGTCTGCCATCACCTGTCATCTCAATTCTCACTCTGTCCGTGCCATCAATTTAACCCAAATGAGCTTAGACGGCACCATCTCTCCTGTGCTCGGGAATCTCTCATCTCTTCGATCCCTTGATCTCTCCAACAATAACCTCACTGGTACCATTCCACTTCAGCTCGGCCAACTCCCAAATCTGTGGATACTCTTGCTGCACTATAATCAATTACAAGGAACCATTCCGCCAGCTCTCTCCGCTTGCCGCAATTTGTATGACCTGAGACTTTCCTTTAATCAACTGCATGGTATCATTCCGCCTGAACTGAGTCTTCTCACAAATTTGAAGTACCTCTACTTGGGCATTAACAGTCTCACGGGTACCATTCCGCCCTCTTTCAAAAATTTGACCGCCTTAGTTGAATTGGATTTGGGCCCTATTCCTCCTGAACTGGGCATGCTCACTCGCTTACAGAATTTTAACCTTTTTGAAAATAACCTATCAGGGACCATTCCCAGCTCTTTAACAAATCTCTCAAATTTAATTATGTTAGGTTTAACTTTAAACCGGCTAAGTGGTCAAATTCCATGGGAAATTGGTAAGCTATCCAATTTGCAATTCCTTAGTTCATGGGGAAATCAGCTTAGTGGAAACATACCACATTCCCTTGGAAATTGTTCAAGTCTCGAAGTACTTGTTTTAAATGACAACCCACTCGGTGGAGAGGTTCCAATGGAGCTGGGTAAGTTGAACCATCTTACCCTGCTTTTCTTACACACCAATCAACTTGTTACTGACACCAGCAACACATTGGCCTTTCTCACTGCTCTCACAAATTGCTCCCACTTGCAACAAATAGATATGGGACGAAATCATTTCACTGGTACATTGCCCCCATCCATAGGCCAACTGTCTTTCAATCTCTATCACTTGGGTTTACAATTCAACATGATTAGCGGAAGCATACCACAACAGATTGTCAATCTGACAAACCTGACCTACCTAGGTTTACACAATCTGTTAAGCGGTCATATTCCTTCTGGAATCAAAAGATTTCGTGtcttggaaatattgatgttgGGTGGGAACAAATTAGAAGGAAACATTCCAGGTGAGATAGGTCAAATGCAACATCTTGGACTTTTAAATCTTAGTTACAACCAGTTATCTGGAAAAATACCAGATTCTCTTTGCCACTCCCAGCAGCTAAGAAGACTTTTCCTTCACCACAAGAAGTTATCAGAGAAGGTCCCTGTTAGTTTGGAGGGATGTCAGAAGTTGGAACTCCTTGACTTATCTCACAATAAACTAGGGGGATTGATACCTCGTGAAGTCATTGCCAGCCTCAAAAACCTGCAATTGTACCTCAATCTTTCATGGAATTATCTTGAAGGGTCGTTGTCACTGGAGATGAGTAAAATCGTAATGGCTCAAGCCATAGATATTTCTGGAAATCAGCTTACTGGGGTAATTCCAAATTCATTAGGAGACTGCACAGCATTAGAGCATCTAAATCTGTCCCACAATGCTTTTGTAGGTCCAATACCAGATTCACTCTCCAAATTGAAAAATATCCAATAA